Proteins from a genomic interval of Cygnus olor isolate bCygOlo1 chromosome 9, bCygOlo1.pri.v2, whole genome shotgun sequence:
- the KCNE4 gene encoding potassium voltage-gated channel subfamily E member 4 produces MLKMDHANMTSAMLNAESRNTEKNNSNEYFYILIVMSFYGIFLIGIMLGYMKSKRKEKKSNLLLLYKDEEREWGEVVKPLPTISGLKSVQIPMMLNMLQESMVPSLSCAICSMEGSSVSSESSSPDVHFTIQEEVLDAELGEVSETLLNESSEGSAENIHKNS; encoded by the coding sequence ATGCTGAAGATGGACCATGCAAACATGACCTCAGCCATGCTTAATGCCGAATCCCGCAACACAGAGAAGAACAACAGCAACGAGTATTTCTACATTCTGATCGTCATGTCTTTCTATGGGATCTTCCTGATAGGGATAATGCTGGGCTACATgaaatccaaaagaaaagagaagaagtcTAATTTGCTTCTGCTCTACAAAGATGAGGAGAGAGAATGGGGGGAAGTTGTGAAGCCTCTACCAACCATATCAGGGCTGAAGTCTGTCCAGATCCCCATGATGCTGAACATGCTGCAGGAGAGCATGGTGCCATCCCTGTCCTGTGCCATCTGCTCGATGGAAGGCAGCAGCGTGAGCTCCGAGTCCTCGTCCCCAGACGTGCACTTCACCATCCAGGAGGAAGTGCTGGATGCTGAGCTGGGGGAAGTGTCAGAAACACTCCTCAACGAGAGCAGCGAGGGCTCTGCAGAAAACATCCACAAGAACTCCTAG